The Rufibacter sp. DG15C region ACCACCCCTTTACTGGTGAAGTCACAGTCCAGTTGGCTGGCCAGGTCTGAGCGTTGGTCTGATCCGGTCGCAAAGAACAGAGCCTCGCGCTCTTCTATCTGGCCGTTGCCCAAATGAATAGTTTTCATCTGGCCGTCTTCACCCTCAATCTTTTCTATGGGAGCGGTGGTGTATTTGATGCCGTTGCGCGTGAGCAGTTCCCGGTCCTCACGGGTGAGCTTGTTGGTGCCGTCTGTGAACAGCATCACGTCCAGGCTCCACGTTTTCAAGGACAAGGACAAGCCAATGGCGTTTCTGCCTTTTCCGTAGGCCGCCAGCGGCTTGTTTTTGGACTCAAAGCCATCACAGTACGGGCAGTGGTGGATGCTGGTGCCAAAGAAAGGCTCGGCGCCCGGTATTTGGGGCCATCTGTCGGTAAGGCCCGTGGCCAACAGTACTTTCCTGGAGAGGTAGGCTTGGCCGTCCTCGTCTAGGGCTTGAAATAAATCGCCTTTCTTGTGGAGTTTGGTGATGCGCCTCTGCTTAAAGTCAACTTCGTATTTGGCCAAGTCTTCGCGGCCCAGTTGCAGGAACTCGCTGGGCGGGGTGCCGTCCCGGGTAATGAAACCGTTCATGGCATGCGAGTACGCATTGCGGTACTCGCCGGTATCAAACAACGCTACTTTGCGCAAGCACCTGCCCAACAACATGGCAGCGCTTAAACCGGCCGGGCCACCCCCCACTATTAATACGTCATACATAGTCACCTTCTTTTTACCTGAAATGGCTTAACGCAAATAAGCCGAAAGTGATGGGCTTTCTGATGGTATTTTCATAGTGTAACCTGCTTCCTTTAGTCATTTCTTACCCTGAAGAGATGTGTCTAAACTCCTGTAAATACCCGTTTGGTTGCTAAAAATTAAAATAATAGTGCGTATGCATACTAACATTAGAATATCATTCCAATTTTTCTATCTTTGGTTAACAAACTCACACATTCCACTTAACCAGATTTAACAAACCAACGCATGAAAAGTAAATTTTTAGCCTTTCTGGGCAGCGCTGTGCTTACCGCAGGCGTTGCCAATGCCGGAGGATACCAAGCAAACCTCCAGGGGCAAAAGCAGATAGGGATGGGGCACGCCGGCACTGGCTTAGCATTAGACCAGAGCAGTATCTTCTTTAACCCAGGTGCTTTGGCGCATTTGAGACAGAACGGCATCCAACTAGGCATAAGCGCCTTAAATTCTAAGATAGCGTACCGCGAATCTTCTGGTGGCGTGGCCGAGTCTCAGACCGACAACCCACTGGGTACTCCTTTTCAGGTGTACGCCTCTTACGGTGCCGCTGAGAGCCCCTTGCGTTTTGGTATTGGCGTGTATACTCCGTACGGTAGCACCGTGAACTGGGGAAGCACGTGGCAAGGACGTTTTGGTTTGAATGAGTTAACCCTGCAGGCTATTTACATCCAGCCTACCGTGAGCTACAGAATCACTGACAAGTTGGGCGTGGGCGCTGGCTTAATTGTTTCTATAGGCAGCGTAAACCTACAACGTTCTGTTCCCTTGACAGATGAGAACGGCAACGAAGGCCGCATTGAGCTAGACGGAAAATCTAAAACCGGTATTGGCTTTAACGCAGGCGTGTACTTCCAGCCAACAGAGAAGCTTTCTTTGGGCTTGACCTACCGCTCTAAAGTTGATGCAAAGGTAGAAGACGGAGACATCATCCTTCAGATTCCAGACGCAGCGCCGGTGAGAGCTCAGTTTAAAGGAGACAAATTCAATGCTACCCTTCCTTTACCCGCTAACCTTACCTTGGGCTTAGGCTACAAGGCTACAGACAAGTTGACGCTTGCCTTAGACGTACAGCGTGTGGAGTGGAGTGCCTATGAGTCTTTGCGCTTTGACTTTAATGACGTGATTGGCGGCCAGACTTCTTCTGAGGCTCAGCGTCAGTATGAAGATTCTTACATCTACCGTTTAGGTGCCCAGTATGTCTTATCTGACATCATGACCCTGCGTGCGGGCGCCTACTATGACCAGTCTCCGGTAGAAGACGGTTATTTAACCCCAGAGACGCCAGACTCAGACTCTAGAGGTGTTTCTGTTGGCTTAACGCTTAAGCTTTCTGAGAAAGTAGACCTAGACGCTTCTTTCTTATATGTCAACAAAAAAGAGCGCACAGATGACGCCAGCAAGTCTAACGGTGTAGCCGGTACTTTCAAATCGGTGGCCTATATTCCTGGTGTAGGGGTTAACTATAAATTCTAATCGAATTAATGAACATGAAAAATATCTTACATAAACTGGGTGCTGTTGCTTTCCTTTCCAGCTCCCTACTGTTTACTGGTTGTGATCCTGAGTTTGAAGATGACCGCACCTTTAGTGCCGGCTCTCTTGACTTGACTAAATACGTGGCGGTTGGTAACTCCCTTACGGCCGGCTACCAAGACAACGGTCTTTCTTTAGAAGGACAGTTGAATTCTTATCCAAACATGCTGGCTAACCAGTTCTCTTTTGTAGGCGGCGGCGGCTTTACCCAGCCATTGTTTTCTTTAGAGCAAAGAAACGGTACTGGTTATCTTAGACTGACTGGTTTTACCAGCACGGGTAGCCCTATCACCACCACTGTGAACACTGAGTTGGCGGTAAGAGGCCTTGGCGCAGACGGCAAAACACCTTTGTTGACTAAATTCACTGGTGCCATCAACAACTTTGGCGTACCGGGTATTAGAGTGGCTGACATCAACACGCCAGGCTACGGCTTGAACAACCCACAAGGCTTCAACCCTTATTTTGAGAGACTTTTACCAGACAATTCTTTCACGACGTATCTGCAGAAGGTTTCTACCAGCGCGCCTACCTTCTTTAGCTTATGGTTAGGAAACAACGACGTGCTAGGGTATGCCACTGCAGGTGGTTTTGCCGGAAGCATCACGGCTACCAGCACGTTTGAAACCAATTACACCGCCATGGTGAATGCCCTTTCTGCCAACAACACAGAAGGCATTGTGGCTACTATCCCTGACGTACGCGCGGTTCCTTTCTTTACAACCGTAGGTCCAACGTTTAAGGCGTCTTTGCCAGCGGCGGTACCAGCAGTAGTAGTATTAACCAAGAACACGCCTACTCGTAAAGTAGTCCTTAAGTCAGACATCAAATCTGCAGCCGGCGGAACTGTCTTGTTCACGTTGACATCTGCTCCTTACTTGCCGTTGGTGGGCACGCCTACCGGTAAATACTGGAGAGATCTGGCTAAGTCTCAAAGCCCAACAAACCCTAACGCAGCCTTGCAGCAATACTTGGCGGCCTTCCAGATTGACACGACCAAGATGTTTGGCTTAAGCGGCGAGAACCCGTTCCCAAGTGCGTTGGTTTTGGACAACGATGAGCAGGCAGAGATTGCCACGGCCACTACGGCGTTCAACACCTTCATCAAAGCACAAGCTACTTCTAAAAACCTGGCGGTGTTTGATGCTTTTGAGTTCTTTAACAGAATCCAGACTGGCTTCGCGTTGAATGGTGTTAACTATTCTCCTGCGTTCATCACGGGTAACCTGTTCTCATTGGACGGTGTGCACCCTACGCAGCGTGGCTACGCCATCATTGCCAACGAGATGATCAGAGCCATCAACACCAAATACGGTTCTACCATCCCAACCATTGACGTAACCCAGTTTAGAGCGGTACAAATCCCGTAAGCTGCTTTACCACTTATAGAGAAGGCCCGGCACACGCTGGGCCTTTTTTTGTACCTTCCGGTAAGTAACCACCATTTTTTATGAGCAGAACCTTTCTCCCAGCTCTATTCTTTCTATTGGTTTTCTTTTGTACCACAAGTTGCCAGCAAGACGAAGGTGCTCCAGATCAGAAGCAACTTCTGGCAAAGACTTGGCTGGTAGCGTCACAGGTTGTGCAACGCAATGACGGTCCCAAAGAAGACGTTTATGCCCAACTAGAGGACTGCCAAAAAGACGACGAACTCATTTTCTTTGAGAACGGCACCTATGAGCTTAACCCAGGCAAAGACGAATGCCAGATTTCTGTGATGGAGGAAGGAACCTGGGAGTTGTATGACAAGCAACTGTTCATTGCCGAGCAGGAGTATGAAGTACAGCAACTGTCCAGCACTGTACTGGTGCTAGGGTTTAAAGCAAGCAAAGGAGATGACAAGATTGTCACCACTACCACCTACAAAGCCAAATAGCTCCAAGCCTTAATACAAAAAGAGGAAGCTCCTGAACAGGAGCTTCCTCTTTTTGTATACTCTCATTTTTAGCCTGATTCTCAGAAAACAAGCCAAAAACGGTTAATGGGCCTGTAGCCAATTCTCGCCGGTGCCCATGCCAACTTCCATAGGCACGCTCAGCGGGAAGGCATTCTTCATAAGCTCCTCCACTTTGGCTTGTACTATTGGTAGTTCTTCTTTGAGCACGTCAAACACTAATTCATCATGCACCTGCAAGATCATGCGGCTGGCCAGTTTCTCATCGCGTAGCCACTGGTCAATGTTGATCATAGCAATCTTGATGATGTCGGCCGCCGTGCCCTGGATTGGGGCGTTGATGGCATTTCGTTCGGCGTAGCCACGTACGTTCTGGTTACGGCTATTGATGTCCCTTAAGTAGCGTCTACGGCCCAGCAAGGTCTCCACAAACTCCTGCTCACGGGCTTCGTTGATGGCACTGTCCATGTACTGCTTCACCGCCGGAAACTCCTGGAAGTACGCCTCAATAATCTCGGCGGCCTCTCTTCTTGGAATAGCCAGACGCTCTGCCAGCCCAAACGCCGAAATACCGTAGATAATCCCGAAGTTAATGGTTTTGGCCTTCCGGCGCATGTCACTGTCTACTTGGTCCACGGGCACGTGGAACACCTTGGCCGCGGTAGACGAGTGAATATCCAGGCCCTTCTGGAACGCTTCTTTCATGGTGGCGTCATTACTGAAATGCGCCATGATGCGTAGCTCAATCTGCGAGTAATCCGCGGACAGCAGGACGTGGTTTTCATCCCTCGGCACAAAGGCTTTGCGTATCTCCCGCCCTTTCTCTGTGCGAATGGGGATATTCTGCAGGTTGGGATTGGTGGAGCTCAAACGGCCCG contains the following coding sequences:
- a CDS encoding NAD(P)/FAD-dependent oxidoreductase produces the protein MYDVLIVGGGPAGLSAAMLLGRCLRKVALFDTGEYRNAYSHAMNGFITRDGTPPSEFLQLGREDLAKYEVDFKQRRITKLHKKGDLFQALDEDGQAYLSRKVLLATGLTDRWPQIPGAEPFFGTSIHHCPYCDGFESKNKPLAAYGKGRNAIGLSLSLKTWSLDVMLFTDGTNKLTREDRELLTRNGIKYTTAPIEKIEGEDGQMKTIHLGNGQIEEREALFFATGSDQRSDLASQLDCDFTSKGVVRTYKHQETNVKGLYVAGDSARDMQLVIVAAAEGTKAAVAINIELQKEFRQ
- a CDS encoding OmpP1/FadL family transporter, whose amino-acid sequence is MKSKFLAFLGSAVLTAGVANAGGYQANLQGQKQIGMGHAGTGLALDQSSIFFNPGALAHLRQNGIQLGISALNSKIAYRESSGGVAESQTDNPLGTPFQVYASYGAAESPLRFGIGVYTPYGSTVNWGSTWQGRFGLNELTLQAIYIQPTVSYRITDKLGVGAGLIVSIGSVNLQRSVPLTDENGNEGRIELDGKSKTGIGFNAGVYFQPTEKLSLGLTYRSKVDAKVEDGDIILQIPDAAPVRAQFKGDKFNATLPLPANLTLGLGYKATDKLTLALDVQRVEWSAYESLRFDFNDVIGGQTSSEAQRQYEDSYIYRLGAQYVLSDIMTLRAGAYYDQSPVEDGYLTPETPDSDSRGVSVGLTLKLSEKVDLDASFLYVNKKERTDDASKSNGVAGTFKSVAYIPGVGVNYKF
- a CDS encoding SGNH/GDSL hydrolase family protein, with the protein product MKNILHKLGAVAFLSSSLLFTGCDPEFEDDRTFSAGSLDLTKYVAVGNSLTAGYQDNGLSLEGQLNSYPNMLANQFSFVGGGGFTQPLFSLEQRNGTGYLRLTGFTSTGSPITTTVNTELAVRGLGADGKTPLLTKFTGAINNFGVPGIRVADINTPGYGLNNPQGFNPYFERLLPDNSFTTYLQKVSTSAPTFFSLWLGNNDVLGYATAGGFAGSITATSTFETNYTAMVNALSANNTEGIVATIPDVRAVPFFTTVGPTFKASLPAAVPAVVVLTKNTPTRKVVLKSDIKSAAGGTVLFTLTSAPYLPLVGTPTGKYWRDLAKSQSPTNPNAALQQYLAAFQIDTTKMFGLSGENPFPSALVLDNDEQAEIATATTAFNTFIKAQATSKNLAVFDAFEFFNRIQTGFALNGVNYSPAFITGNLFSLDGVHPTQRGYAIIANEMIRAINTKYGSTIPTIDVTQFRAVQIP
- a CDS encoding lipocalin family protein, translated to MSRTFLPALFFLLVFFCTTSCQQDEGAPDQKQLLAKTWLVASQVVQRNDGPKEDVYAQLEDCQKDDELIFFENGTYELNPGKDECQISVMEEGTWELYDKQLFIAEQEYEVQQLSSTVLVLGFKASKGDDKIVTTTTYKAK